CGAGGAGTACGTACATTCGCGTGGAACGGATGGCTACGATCGTTCCTACGCGCATAGGTCTCTGCTGCAGGTCGAGCTCCAAATCTCCCAAAAGTTCTTGCTGAATCGCAAAGAGCGTGGACTCTTTATCCACCGTCTTTTGGCGCGTGTTCCCCTCATGCGCCGCCTGAATCACAAGTTCGCGCAACGCTTCGTCCGCAAGATTGTCTTCGGCACGCTCCATGCCGAGCCCTTCGAGTAATTCTTTGTGTGTAAAAATGCCGACTATCTCGCGCATGGGGGCCGTGAAGCGCGCGTAATGATCGACGCCCAGCGCAAAATGTGGCCCAGCATGCGGCGAAAAATGCGATGAACGATTTGCTGCGCGAACCTGACGTTCGATCGCGGCTCGCAGCCGCGCATACTCAGGCTCACCCGGAAGTCTCGCGAGGAATTCGGAGAGAGATTCAGATTTCTGCCACGTCCATGAATCGTCCAAATGATGTGCATCCGCCAACTCGCGAAGTGTCTTTCTCAGATTCCTCAGTCGCTCAGAGATCGGCGGGAGATGCACCCTAAACACTGACTGGATGGAGTTTGTAGGCCCAGCCTTTTCATGAAGAAGTCGCGCACCTTCCATATTAGTCAGCAGGCTTATCTGTTCGTTGTAGCGCTCAACGTCATTTCGCTGCCTGGCGACCATGAGCATTTTCTGACCGCTCGGATCGACGCTTAGATTCAGATCAAAACGGTCGAACTCGAGAGCGTCTCGGTCCCGAGCCGCTTCAATTCTGGCCAGGGCCACGGCCTTGAGCTCCCTCAAAGAGTCCGCCCATGGCTCCGAATCCCACGCGTGGCCGTCGTCTTGGTCCAGGAAGCGTTGAACCCCGTCGTACGATAGCTTCGCCTTCGAGTGGATTCTCGCCCGTTTAACCTCAACACTTCCCACGTGACCTGTGTCATCCACATCGATCTCAAAGACCAACGCACGGCGATCGACCTTTGGATTCAGCGAAATCAAGCCTTCGGAGAGCTCAAAAGGCAGCATCGGAATCACACGATCAGGTAGATAGAGGCTGGTGCCTCTCCGCAGTGCCTCTTCCCAGATGGCGGTGCCTGGCCGCACGTAGAACGACGCGTCTGCCAACGCGTAGAACACGCGCCAGCCGTTGACCAGACGTTCTACAAAGAGCGCTTGGTCGAGGTCGCGCGTGTCCTCGTTGTCGATCGTCACGAAGGCCATCTCCCTCATGTCTCCGAGCGTTGGGTCGTCGATTCCATGGTGACTCAGAAGGTGCTGCACTTCTGCCATCACCTCGGGAGTGAAATCTGTGTAAGGCACACTCCTCGCTACGAGGGCGTCGATAGATTCGCGAGCATTTTCATTCATAAGCACCGTGATAGCCGATTTGACGATCATGGTCGATTCAAGAGAGATCACTCGGTATGATGTTTTGCGAAGACTTCAAAAAGTGAACGTTATGCGATTGTTTATTTGGCTGATTTTGCTGGTTTTTAGCGGATGTTCGTTTGAGCCGCTTGGAGGCGTGTTGTGCGATTCCGAGGGCCAGCGCGATGGCGCGCGCATCTGCAAAGACGGCGTGTGGACGCCGGTAGACCCCACCACACCCATAGAGGATGCGGGGGATGACTTTTCCCTCGACCAAGATGGTCCAGACCTTGGTTTTGACCAGGGAGATTCGTCAGAAGGCGATATGCCCGAATCGGATATGGCCGATTTGCCAGATATGGTCGCGCCAAACGATATGTCGGACATGGAAGACATGACGGACATGGAGGATATGCCGGATAGCTGTGTTCCGTTCTCGCCCCAGACCCTTTGCCAGTCGCAGGGCCTCAATTGCGGAGACACTCAACTCGTCAACAACTGTGGCGACACGGTTCCGGTGAATTGCGGGGATTGTGCCGCTCCACTCGAGTGTGGAGCTGGCGGAACCCCAAATGTGTGCGCCTGTGTAGGGGCCAGCGACACCGAGCTCTGTGACGAAGCAGCGGCCGAATGTGGCTCGATTACGGTGCTCGACGATACTTGCGGAGAAACCCGTCAGGTCAATTGTGGAGATTGCGCTGGCCTTGAGACGTGCGGCGGAGGCGGGACCCCGAACTCGTGTGGCTGCACGGAAGAACCCGCAGACTTTTGCCAGCGGCTAGGTAAGAATTGCGGCAACGTCACCGATTTTGACGCATGTGGCATCATCAGAACTTACGATTGTGGCGTGTGCCTCGGCCAAGAGTCGTGCGGTGCTGAAACGCCAAATGTCTGTGCTTGCGATGCCGAAATCATCTGTGAGGCCTCCGGGGCTCAATGCGGGACTGTGAGCGCCACCGGGTGTTCCAACTTCAACACGGTCAATTGTGGCTCCTGCACAGGCGGCACCTGTAACAACCAACAATGCCTTTGTCCTTCGGGATTCGAGGCGAGCGGGGGAGAGTGTCAGGATATCGATGAATGTACGCTGGGAACGAACACATGCGACGCCAACGCGATCTGCACCAACACGCCGGGTTCGTTTGAATGCGCATGTGCGCCAGGTTTTGCGGGCGACGGCATCAATTGCGAGCGGGTCTTCCCGACCGTGATAGGCACCTGGGACGGCGTCTCAAATGATGAGCAGGTGAGGGTAGAAAATGTGGGCTCCAATACCTCGGGCGACGCATATTTTGTGGTGATCTCATTGGACACATTGACCCGAACCGTAGACACAGTGGACGGACTTGGTCTGACCTGGACGCGAATCATCGAGCAGTGCAATGGAACCTCGAATGAGCGCCTCGAAGTCTGGAGCGGGCGTGGAAACACGATGGGAGGCGATATCGATATCGAGCTCTCTGGGGATCCGTTTGGCGTTGCCGCGTCTGTGGTTCAAGTCGCTAACGTGGCCACTCTTGCGGGGCAGGCCTCGTCGAGCAGCGCGAATGGAGGGTGTGCCTTCGGTGTGCCAGGGAACTCCTATTCATGGACATACACACCGCAGAGCGCGTCCTCGCTGCTTCTGGCCGCCACAACAACGCGTGGCGGAGACCACGGACCCGGTACCGGATGGACTGAGATTCAAGAGGTCGGAACTCAAAACACCAGGCACGGCATCATGACGCAAGAGAACATCTCCACAGCCGATGTCACCGTGAGCGGAACTCTCTCGCAGTGGCGCAATTGGGCGTCGATGGTGCTCGAGCTTCGAGGGCCTTAGTCGGGTGCGTAAGCATTTTGTATTCAAGAGATCCCTGCTAGGATGTTGGCAAGCTGAGCTCCAAAAGAACTATCTACTTAAGGTCGAACCCCATGAAGCGTGTTTTATACCTCTTGGCCACCATTACCCTCGGTGCGTGTTCATTTGATACCCCTGCCGGGATCACCTGTGACTCTGAGGGTGAGGTCGTCAATGGCCGAATTTGTCAGGACGGACTTTGGATTCGAACGGATGAGCCGGACATGGCTACCGACGGCGATGTCACGACTGACCAAGATGTCCCCGACCAAGAGATTCCAGATCAAGGGCAACCAGACCAGTCCGAGGATATGCCGGATTTGTGTGTTCCGGAGACCCAAGAGGAGCTTTGCGGGCGCCTGGAGTTCAATTGTGGCGAAACCACGGCCGAGAACAACTGTGGAGAGACGGTACCCATCGACTGTGGAACCTGCGATGACCCGTTGGTCTGCGGTATCAACTCGCCCAACGTTTGCGGGTGTTCGGGCACCGACGAGGCAGCACTTTGTGCTACGGCAGGCGCCGAATGCGGAATGATCGAGGTGATGGACCCGAATTGCGGCGTCATGCGCATGATTAGCTGTGGACCTTGCGAAGACCCAGAGTCCTGCGGTGCGGCAGGGCAGAACAACCAATGTGCGTGTGTCTCCGAATCGCAAGAGGAGTTCTGTACACGGCTCGGGGCAGCGTGCGGGTCCGTGACCGCGATGGATAACTGCAACATCCAGCGAACCTACAATTGTGGCGACTGCACTGACCCTACAACGTGTGGCGGTGGTGGAACTCCAAATCAGTGTGGTTGTAGCGAAGCCACGATTTGTGACGAACTCGGCTACGAATGTGGAACTCGTGATATCTCGCTTCTTTGTCCAAATCTGACCAATGACGTCGCCTGTGGGTCATGCGGAGCAAATGGCAACTGCGACGCCGGAAACCTTTGCGTCTGCGACACTGGCTACACCTTCCAAAACGATAGCTGCCAAGACATCAACGAGTGCTCGACCAATAATGGCGGGTGTGATGCCAACGCAACCTGCGCCAACACCGACGGCAGCTTTATGTGTTCGTGTAACGCAGGCTTCACCGGAGATGGGTTTACGTGTAACCCTACCGCCCCCACGATCACTCAAACGGTGGAAGGTAGTTCTGCGTTGAACGACTCCGTGACCACGGGGAGTATGACCAACAACTCCGATCCCGCACTCTTCTTGGCATTCATCTCCATTGCGACGGATTCACGCGAGGTCACAGGTGTGCAGGGACTTGGTCTAACATGGTCTCAGGTTGGGGAGATTTGTAGCCGCCATGACCAGCAAACACTCGCCCTTTGGAGTGCACGCGGTGTCGCACAAACGGGCACCGTCACGGCAAATCTAAGCGATGACCCTTTTGCGTCCACGATCACGGTCGTAAGAGTTGACGGAGGAGATCAAACCCCCGGGTCGGCAGGTGTTATTTTGCGGAATCAGAACGGAACAAATTGCGGAGGCGGGAACAATCCTGAATCTACCTATTCCTTTGATGTAACTTCCCCAGATGCAAATGCTTTGGCGGTCTCAGTTACATCATCACTTGGCGTTTCTCACACTCCAGGTAGTGGGTGGACCGCACATTCGGACGTCACATCCTTCAGTTCGCGATCATCTGCACAGGCCGTGATGACTCGCACCACCGATGCCTCCGGTACGACAACCGTTTCCGGTAGTTTTGGACGTTCTACTCTTTGGGCCAACATCACCGTATTGGTTCCCCGCCCTTAGTTTGTGGTTATTCAGCCTTAGAAGGGTCGAATTTCAGGGCGCCGATTCGCTCGTCAACGGCCCCGAAAAACTCTTTGATATTGCGTGCGTTCTGCCCAAAATCACCGCGCCCGACGCGCGAGGTGCTCCGCACACGAATCTGCGTGGCAAAGTCAGTGACTGGCTCCACGTAGATCAGGACATCGTCCACGAAGCCAAGCCTTGTGCTTCGTTCCGCGACAATCTGATAAGTCTGGGCGTCCGTTGAGACAACTTTCCAATTCTCCATCGACTTGACCGCCCCAAGCGATTCTTCATAAACGCGCAAAGGCTCCGCGTTGTAAAACTGAGGCAGGATGTCGGGATACTCAGGCGTGGCGCCGGTTTCAACATCGTTGATGACGGGCCAAATCGTGGCTGTCACCAGCACTCCGGTAATCAGAATGCCAACAATCAACGCCACCGTTATCAGAACTTTTGATTTCACCATCTATCCTTCGAAGGTCACAGCCATCACTTCTTCAAACGTGGTAACGCCCTGAGCCATACGCTTGATCGCCGATTCTCGCAACGACATCATGCCGTTTGCACGCGCCGCCCTGCGGATATCCGGGGCGCTCGCCCGTGCCCCGACAAGCTTACGAATGGTGTCATCCACACTCATCAGCTCGAAGAGGCCAACGCGGCCAAAATAGCCGGTGGATCGACATTTCACACATCCTTCCCCGTAGAACACGGGAAGCTTCTGATCTGTTCCCGGCGGTAACTTGATGTCCAGAAGGTCGATTTGCTCGCGCGTCAGAAAAGTGGACGTCTTACACCCTGAACAAATCCGGCGAACAAGCCGTTGAGCCATCGTTCCCACAAGCGTAGAGGCTAACAAGAACGGCTCAACTCCGAGCTCGATCAGACGGGTCACCGTGGCAGCTGTGTCGTTGGTGTGCATCGTGGAGAAGACAAGGTGCCCTGTGAGAGCCGCCTGAACAGCCATCTGCGCCGTTTCCGTGTCGCGTATCTCGCCCACCATAATGATGTCGGGATCCTGTCTCAGAATCGTTCTGAGGGCCGCCGCGAAGGTCACATCGATGCGCCTTTGAACGAGCACCTGATTGAACTCCTCATAAATCATCTCGATGGGGTCCTCGACGGTCGTGATGTTGACGTCGGGGCCAGCCAACTCCTTGAGGGTGGAGTAGAGCGTCGTGGTCTTTCCGCTTCCCGTAGGTCCAGTCACGAGCACCAGACCAGTAGGTCGAGATATGAACTTTCGCCAGATCGTAAGGTCTTCTTTGTAGAATCCAACCGTATCCAAACTCTGAATCAACGCCTGAGGATCAAAGACACGAATGACCACTTTTTCGCCAAAAGCCACCGGAAGGGTAGATACGCGTAGTTCAACCTCGCGATGGTCTCGCTGAGTCTTTATGCGCCCGTCCTGTGGTCGGCGCTTTTCCGCGATGTCCATCCTCGAGAGCATTTTCAGCCTTGAAACAAAGGCTGGGTGAACCACGCGAGGTAGGGTGTAGATATTGTGGAGCACGCCATCGATTCGCAGTCGCACGACAGAGTGTTCGCGTTTCGGCTCGATATGAATATCGCTCGCGCGTTGGTCGAGTGCGTAGTGCAAGAGGTACTCAACCGCGTTGACCACCGGCTTGTCGGTCGCCTCGATCTCTCCAACATTGGTCAGTTTGACCAACTGTTCCAAGTTTCCGACGTTGAGCCCGCTCGTCGCACCCTCTGCCGCGGCCGAGATGGACGTTCGAAAGCCGTAAACCTCAGTGATGATGCGCTGAATATCCGAGCGTGCACTGACCACGATTTGCACGGGTGCACGCACCACATCTTTGAGCTGCTGTATCAGCACCTCGTCGTACGGATTCT
This Microvenator marinus DNA region includes the following protein-coding sequences:
- a CDS encoding GspE/PulE family protein produces the protein MIDFSVTYLLGLLEKRGMLNAEQIKQIRHTEAAVRATLLKERAGVQNRRSSQFEVSPVEILTSYEFVTADGKVLDEDLVMTLIAEDANVPWVKPDPLKLNADLIAETMTRPFARRHTCVPLRKDDGKVVIAVENPYDEVLIQQLKDVVRAPVQIVVSARSDIQRIITEVYGFRTSISAAAEGATSGLNVGNLEQLVKLTNVGEIEATDKPVVNAVEYLLHYALDQRASDIHIEPKREHSVVRLRIDGVLHNIYTLPRVVHPAFVSRLKMLSRMDIAEKRRPQDGRIKTQRDHREVELRVSTLPVAFGEKVVIRVFDPQALIQSLDTVGFYKEDLTIWRKFISRPTGLVLVTGPTGSGKTTTLYSTLKELAGPDVNITTVEDPIEMIYEEFNQVLVQRRIDVTFAAALRTILRQDPDIIMVGEIRDTETAQMAVQAALTGHLVFSTMHTNDTAATVTRLIELGVEPFLLASTLVGTMAQRLVRRICSGCKTSTFLTREQIDLLDIKLPPGTDQKLPVFYGEGCVKCRSTGYFGRVGLFELMSVDDTIRKLVGARASAPDIRRAARANGMMSLRESAIKRMAQGVTTFEEVMAVTFEG
- a CDS encoding ribonuclease catalytic domain-containing protein, with product MIVKSAITVLMNENARESIDALVARSVPYTDFTPEVMAEVQHLLSHHGIDDPTLGDMREMAFVTIDNEDTRDLDQALFVERLVNGWRVFYALADASFYVRPGTAIWEEALRRGTSLYLPDRVIPMLPFELSEGLISLNPKVDRRALVFEIDVDDTGHVGSVEVKRARIHSKAKLSYDGVQRFLDQDDGHAWDSEPWADSLRELKAVALARIEAARDRDALEFDRFDLNLSVDPSGQKMLMVARQRNDVERYNEQISLLTNMEGARLLHEKAGPTNSIQSVFRVHLPPISERLRNLRKTLRELADAHHLDDSWTWQKSESLSEFLARLPGEPEYARLRAAIERQVRAANRSSHFSPHAGPHFALGVDHYARFTAPMREIVGIFTHKELLEGLGMERAEDNLADEALRELVIQAAHEGNTRQKTVDKESTLFAIQQELLGDLELDLQQRPMRVGTIVAIRSTRMYVLLDGLPMEVKVYTECLEEYLGEPFEASDVALSSPSFRFRLGQEVKLRTQAWDQNKRRVVLVPVSPD
- a CDS encoding calcium-binding EGF-like domain-containing protein, which gives rise to MRLFIWLILLVFSGCSFEPLGGVLCDSEGQRDGARICKDGVWTPVDPTTPIEDAGDDFSLDQDGPDLGFDQGDSSEGDMPESDMADLPDMVAPNDMSDMEDMTDMEDMPDSCVPFSPQTLCQSQGLNCGDTQLVNNCGDTVPVNCGDCAAPLECGAGGTPNVCACVGASDTELCDEAAAECGSITVLDDTCGETRQVNCGDCAGLETCGGGGTPNSCGCTEEPADFCQRLGKNCGNVTDFDACGIIRTYDCGVCLGQESCGAETPNVCACDAEIICEASGAQCGTVSATGCSNFNTVNCGSCTGGTCNNQQCLCPSGFEASGGECQDIDECTLGTNTCDANAICTNTPGSFECACAPGFAGDGINCERVFPTVIGTWDGVSNDEQVRVENVGSNTSGDAYFVVISLDTLTRTVDTVDGLGLTWTRIIEQCNGTSNERLEVWSGRGNTMGGDIDIELSGDPFGVAASVVQVANVATLAGQASSSSANGGCAFGVPGNSYSWTYTPQSASSLLLAATTTRGGDHGPGTGWTEIQEVGTQNTRHGIMTQENISTADVTVSGTLSQWRNWASMVLELRGP
- a CDS encoding calcium-binding EGF-like domain-containing protein, with translation MKRVLYLLATITLGACSFDTPAGITCDSEGEVVNGRICQDGLWIRTDEPDMATDGDVTTDQDVPDQEIPDQGQPDQSEDMPDLCVPETQEELCGRLEFNCGETTAENNCGETVPIDCGTCDDPLVCGINSPNVCGCSGTDEAALCATAGAECGMIEVMDPNCGVMRMISCGPCEDPESCGAAGQNNQCACVSESQEEFCTRLGAACGSVTAMDNCNIQRTYNCGDCTDPTTCGGGGTPNQCGCSEATICDELGYECGTRDISLLCPNLTNDVACGSCGANGNCDAGNLCVCDTGYTFQNDSCQDINECSTNNGGCDANATCANTDGSFMCSCNAGFTGDGFTCNPTAPTITQTVEGSSALNDSVTTGSMTNNSDPALFLAFISIATDSREVTGVQGLGLTWSQVGEICSRHDQQTLALWSARGVAQTGTVTANLSDDPFASTITVVRVDGGDQTPGSAGVILRNQNGTNCGGGNNPESTYSFDVTSPDANALAVSVTSSLGVSHTPGSGWTAHSDVTSFSSRSSAQAVMTRTTDASGTTTVSGSFGRSTLWANITVLVPRP
- a CDS encoding DUF1499 domain-containing protein, with the translated sequence MVKSKVLITVALIVGILITGVLVTATIWPVINDVETGATPEYPDILPQFYNAEPLRVYEESLGAVKSMENWKVVSTDAQTYQIVAERSTRLGFVDDVLIYVEPVTDFATQIRVRSTSRVGRGDFGQNARNIKEFFGAVDERIGALKFDPSKAE